ACGGTAGAGAGAAGTTATTTGGTTCTCCTACCTTAATGTGGGATGCTGCATGTGAGTATTTCAATTGGTGTGTAGATAATCCGATTCTTGATCCAAGGTCTTTCGGAGGCAAGCAAAAGATTCAGCGTCCATTTACAATGCATGGTCTTTGTCTTTATATGAACTGTAATACAGGATATTTCAGAACTTTTAAAGCTCAATTGCCTGATGGAGAAAAAGATTATAACACGGTCATTTATAATATAGAGGAAACAGTTTTTCAGCAGAAGTTTGAAAATGCTGCAATTGGAGTATATAACCATAGCATCATTGCACGGGATTTAGGATTAGCTGACAAGATCCAGAATGAAGTAACAAATATCCCTCTTAT
This portion of the Pedobacter lusitanus genome encodes:
- a CDS encoding terminase small subunit, which codes for MGAPKGNRFWEFRSKHGREKLFGSPTLMWDAACEYFNWCVDNPILDPRSFGGKQKIQRPFTMHGLCLYMNCNTGYFRTFKAQLPDGEKDYNTVIYNIEETVFQQKFENAAIGVYNHSIIARDLGLADKIQNEVTNIPLMNIDPLDSSTDDTADDSTT